From the Lolium rigidum isolate FL_2022 chromosome 2, APGP_CSIRO_Lrig_0.1, whole genome shotgun sequence genome, one window contains:
- the LOC124687886 gene encoding disease resistance protein Pik-1-like: protein MTQKIVIKVDMTSDRCRSKAMALVAATSGVDSVALAGDGRDQVVVVGDGIDSVRLTTALRKKVGHAQLVQVGDAKKEEQKPAAAVVEYTYPWNYYQYPSHAVPVYEHPAGAYGYQQYHSRPSTCSIM, encoded by the coding sequence ATGACGCAAAAGATTGTGATCAAGGTGGATATGACGTCCGACAGGTGCCGGTCCAAGGCCATGGCGCTGGTGGCGGCGACGTCAGGGGTGGACTCGGTGGCGCTGGCCGGGGACGGCAGGGAccaggtggtggtggtcggcgacgGCATCGATTCCGTCAGGCTAACCACCGCGCTGCGCAAGAAGGTCGGCCACGCGCAGCTCGTGCAGGTCGGCGATGCCAAGAAGGAGGAGCAGAAGCCCGCGGCGGCCGTCGTCGAGTACACGTACCCATGGAACTACTACCAGTACCCTTCGCACGCGGTGCCGGTTTACGAGCACCCCGCCGGCGCCTATGGTTACCAGCAGTACCACTCCAGGCCGAGCACCTGCTCCATAATGTAG